A window of Metabacillus sp. B2-18 contains these coding sequences:
- a CDS encoding ATP-binding cassette domain-containing protein gives MSAHVKPLLCVEQLEISYFDKKLINPIIRNVNFQLYPGEMVALKGPSGCGKSVTAHALVGMLDAKWVITNGHIYYQDQPIEKLNEKKWQQLRRHEISLLIQHSLNGLNPIRTVRKQMVETLQEKKQWSKKDVEQYLHSLLETVGFLEPDHILTSYPFELSGGMRQRILLAMMVSLRPKILIADEPTTALDVINREKVLSLLKKLQKQYNLAILLISHDEQSITKYADRVIQMHPGGVTAQ, from the coding sequence ATGTCAGCTCATGTAAAGCCACTTTTATGTGTAGAGCAGCTTGAAATATCTTATTTTGATAAAAAGCTGATAAACCCAATCATTCGTAATGTGAATTTTCAATTATATCCAGGTGAAATGGTTGCATTGAAGGGACCAAGTGGATGTGGAAAAAGTGTCACAGCACATGCACTTGTTGGTATGCTTGATGCAAAATGGGTGATAACGAATGGACATATTTACTATCAAGATCAGCCTATTGAAAAATTAAATGAAAAGAAATGGCAGCAGTTAAGACGTCATGAAATATCGTTGCTTATTCAACATTCATTAAATGGTTTGAATCCAATTCGTACGGTGAGAAAACAAATGGTAGAAACATTACAAGAAAAGAAGCAGTGGAGTAAGAAGGATGTCGAGCAATATCTTCATTCACTATTGGAAACGGTTGGTTTTTTAGAACCAGACCATATTTTAACTTCCTATCCATTTGAATTAAGTGGAGGTATGCGTCAACGAATTCTACTGGCTATGATGGTGAGTTTAAGGCCGAAGATATTAATCGCAGATGAACCAACAACGGCTCTTGATGTGATAAATAGGGAAAAGGTGCTGTCATTATTAAAGAAATTGCAAAAACAATACAATCTAGCAATTTTACTAATTTCTCATGATGAACAAAGTATTACCAAATATGCTGATCGAGTTATTCAAATGCATCCCGGAGGAGTTACTGCTCAATGA
- a CDS encoding ABC transporter substrate-binding protein, translated as MVKNIQRKQTILFLIVIGSLLLLLSGCSDEKKTATSNSDLASEKHVTLAFPWSPQSLDPHGIDSWEVMRSGTAETLVKLDEELQTTPWLAKEWKQENDTTWVFTLEENVTFHNGEKMDAASVKDSLLRSIEKDQKVKDLLQVESIEVVSDLELKIITKQPNAALVSHLADPSTIIVDVATLDKEDSYPALTGAFSIKQFNKDESLIVEKYEDYWGEKALLSEVIISFIPDGNSRLMALQSGDVDGATDIPVDNMKVLDKDKRFEVSTAPSLRTHMLMFNMNSPMFQDVTLRKVVDLSIPREEIVHSIMLEAGTEAKSPFPEVLSFGQVEKQASSESIDQLLEQDGWKKNSDGMWEKQGSIFEVTMLTFPQRPELTVMAEAIQAELLNEGIKVNIRQVENIDEALVNEDWDLSMYSMLTAHTGDPQYFLNIFYQSASESNVSHYESSTVDRMIDELNQTSDTTKRNELAIEVQEVINQDLPQSFIVHPKTVFSTRNGVVGFTPHPIEYYYIHPELDVSE; from the coding sequence ATGGTAAAAAATATTCAACGAAAGCAGACTATCCTATTTTTGATCGTAATTGGTAGTTTACTACTTTTATTGTCAGGTTGTTCTGATGAGAAAAAGACAGCAACATCAAACTCGGATTTAGCTTCTGAAAAGCATGTAACTCTTGCTTTTCCATGGAGTCCTCAAAGTCTTGATCCACATGGTATTGATAGCTGGGAGGTAATGCGTTCAGGTACAGCAGAAACATTAGTTAAGTTAGATGAGGAACTACAAACTACACCTTGGCTTGCAAAAGAGTGGAAGCAAGAAAATGACACAACATGGGTATTTACGCTAGAAGAAAATGTAACCTTTCATAATGGCGAGAAAATGGATGCAGCGAGTGTAAAAGACTCTTTGCTTCGTTCGATCGAGAAGGATCAAAAGGTAAAAGATTTGCTTCAAGTTGAATCAATAGAGGTTGTTTCTGATCTAGAACTAAAGATTATAACAAAACAACCAAATGCTGCGTTGGTCTCTCATTTGGCAGATCCTTCAACGATTATTGTTGATGTGGCAACGCTTGATAAAGAGGATAGCTACCCTGCACTAACAGGAGCATTCTCAATTAAACAATTTAATAAAGATGAATCTCTTATTGTTGAGAAATATGAAGATTATTGGGGAGAGAAAGCGTTACTGTCTGAAGTAATCATTAGTTTTATTCCAGATGGAAATTCTCGATTAATGGCTCTTCAATCAGGAGATGTTGATGGTGCAACAGATATCCCTGTTGATAACATGAAAGTGTTGGATAAAGATAAGAGATTTGAGGTTTCCACTGCACCATCACTACGCACACACATGTTGATGTTTAATATGAATTCTCCAATGTTTCAGGATGTAACACTACGAAAAGTGGTTGATTTATCAATTCCACGTGAAGAAATTGTTCATTCCATTATGTTAGAGGCTGGAACTGAAGCGAAAAGTCCATTTCCAGAAGTATTATCATTTGGTCAAGTTGAGAAGCAAGCTTCATCAGAATCGATTGATCAATTATTAGAGCAAGATGGCTGGAAGAAAAATAGTGATGGTATGTGGGAAAAGCAAGGAAGTATTTTTGAAGTTACCATGTTAACCTTTCCACAACGACCGGAATTAACTGTTATGGCAGAAGCGATTCAAGCTGAATTACTAAACGAAGGGATAAAAGTGAATATTCGTCAAGTGGAGAATATTGATGAGGCTTTAGTGAATGAAGATTGGGATTTATCAATGTACAGTATGTTAACTGCTCATACTGGGGACCCACAATACTTTTTAAATATTTTCTATCAATCTGCTAGTGAGTCAAATGTGAGTCACTATGAATCATCTACAGTAGATCGTATGATTGATGAATTAAACCAAACGAGTGATACAACTAAGCGTAATGAACTGGCTATCGAAGTTCAGGAAGTAATTAATCAAGATCTTCCACAGTCATTTATTGTACATCCAAAAACAGTATTTAGTACTAGAAATGGAGTAGTAGGATTTACACCTCATCCGATTGAATATTATTATATTCATCCAGAGCTTGATGTGAGCGAGTGA
- a CDS encoding ABC transporter ATP-binding protein: MIVELRQVTKEYPKRNKSLFRTKEYMKAVNNVNLQIGKGDSIGLVGESGCGKSTIAKLITRLETVTSGQILLKGKPIHGKKISNRELYKQIQLVLQDSSSSLHPKMQIKDILLEPLQHYFPSEKSTWEESCKTLLKLVDLDEAFLLRYPYQLSGGQKQRVCIAKSLAAQPDIIIFDESIASLDEESQQSMIRTLKKIKKQYELTYLFITHDLRSTRELCDRIVVMYQGEFVETFRHHDYEKLKHPYSRILFQTLNNE, translated from the coding sequence ATGATAGTAGAATTACGGCAAGTTACTAAAGAGTATCCAAAAAGAAATAAATCACTTTTCCGTACAAAAGAATACATGAAAGCTGTTAACAATGTAAACTTGCAAATAGGAAAAGGGGACAGTATTGGTTTGGTTGGTGAAAGCGGATGTGGGAAAAGTACAATAGCTAAATTAATAACAAGATTAGAAACAGTAACTTCGGGACAAATTCTTTTAAAAGGCAAGCCTATCCACGGTAAGAAGATATCAAATAGAGAGCTATACAAACAGATACAATTAGTTTTACAAGACTCATCTTCATCCTTACATCCTAAAATGCAAATAAAAGATATCTTGCTAGAGCCTTTACAACATTATTTCCCATCTGAAAAATCTACTTGGGAGGAGAGTTGTAAGACTCTTTTAAAATTAGTAGATCTAGACGAAGCTTTCTTATTAAGATATCCTTATCAATTAAGTGGTGGACAAAAACAACGAGTTTGTATCGCAAAGTCCTTGGCGGCTCAGCCTGATATTATTATATTTGATGAATCGATCGCAAGCTTGGATGAGGAATCACAACAGTCTATGATCCGTACGTTAAAAAAAATAAAAAAGCAGTATGAATTAACTTATTTATTTATTACACATGATTTAAGATCAACTAGAGAACTATGTGATCGCATCGTTGTTATGTATCAAGGAGAATTTGTGGAAACTTTTCGTCATCATGATTATGAAAAGTTAAAACATCCTTATTCACGAATATTGTTTCAAACACTTAATAACGAGTAA
- the nikB gene encoding nickel ABC transporter permease — protein MIRFGIERIVQLFLVIFFVSTLTFFLLRFAPGDPAYILLTKHNVPASEEALNRLREELGLTDTFWSQYIQWIKDAFTWQWGTSFVSKEPVVEELLNRLPATLELAAAGIIVMIFITIILGVSTAIYSNGLLDGIGRMLAIIGSSIPAFWLGFLFIYFFSVQYGWLPSIGRGTFVHLILPGLTLGLGVGTVYARILRTNMLELTHQPFVKAARVRGLSNTYIFIFHLFKHAFLPIVTMLGTSFAYMLGGSVIVESIYSWPGLGKYIVESINMRDYPVIQGYVVFTSFLFVSLHIVVDLIYAALDPRIKIR, from the coding sequence ATGATACGTTTTGGCATAGAGCGAATCGTTCAACTGTTTCTTGTCATCTTTTTTGTTTCGACTCTTACTTTTTTTCTACTAAGATTTGCTCCGGGAGATCCTGCTTATATTTTGCTAACTAAACATAATGTACCGGCTTCTGAAGAAGCGCTAAATCGTTTAAGAGAAGAGCTCGGATTAACAGATACTTTTTGGAGTCAATATATTCAATGGATTAAGGACGCTTTTACATGGCAGTGGGGAACATCTTTTGTCTCCAAAGAGCCTGTTGTTGAAGAATTATTAAATAGATTACCTGCAACACTTGAGCTTGCAGCAGCAGGAATAATTGTGATGATTTTCATCACAATTATTCTAGGGGTGTCTACGGCGATTTATTCAAATGGACTTTTAGATGGAATTGGAAGAATGTTAGCCATTATTGGTTCTTCCATCCCAGCCTTTTGGCTGGGATTTCTATTTATCTATTTTTTTTCGGTTCAGTATGGATGGCTTCCTTCAATAGGGAGGGGAACATTTGTGCATCTGATTTTACCAGGCCTAACTCTCGGCTTAGGTGTTGGAACTGTTTATGCGCGTATTCTTCGAACGAATATGCTTGAGCTGACACATCAACCGTTTGTAAAAGCAGCAAGAGTAAGAGGTCTTTCAAACACATATATTTTCATTTTTCATCTTTTTAAACATGCATTTTTGCCGATTGTCACAATGCTAGGTACTAGTTTTGCTTATATGTTAGGTGGGAGTGTGATAGTTGAATCGATTTATTCCTGGCCAGGTTTAGGAAAATATATAGTTGAATCGATTAATATGCGTGATTATCCTGTTATCCAAGGTTATGTTGTGTTCACTTCATTCCTATTTGTATCTCTTCATATAGTAGTGGATCTTATTTACGCTGCACTTGATCCAAGGATAAAAATTCGCTAG
- the nikC gene encoding nickel transporter permease has translation MKKMDLSLDKSIVVGSSLLLFIIILGFLAPLLAPHDPLEVNLSKRLVSPNEIYPFGTDHLGRCILSRIIYGIRVSVAFAFIIMVCTLLISLPIGFFTGYLRGRIDQIFMRFIDGILAIPDIVLTITVLGVLGTGLVNMIIAILIIRWTNYVRFVRSLVIKASEEDYILSAKMSGNSHFRIMRRYIFPDIFPSLVVFGALDMGKIVLLIAGLSFLGLGTQPPTPEWGSMLHDAAAYFQVAPHVMIFPGLAIFLFVFACQLISDRFKKYRNPLNEV, from the coding sequence ATGAAAAAAATGGATCTTTCATTAGACAAGAGCATTGTTGTGGGGAGCAGCCTATTACTTTTCATTATTATTCTTGGCTTCTTAGCACCATTGCTCGCTCCTCATGATCCATTAGAAGTGAATCTCTCGAAAAGATTAGTATCACCTAACGAGATATATCCGTTTGGAACTGATCATCTAGGACGCTGTATTTTATCTCGAATTATTTATGGTATAAGAGTTAGTGTTGCATTTGCATTTATTATTATGGTTTGTACATTACTTATTAGTTTGCCGATTGGTTTTTTTACAGGCTATTTACGAGGAAGAATAGACCAGATTTTTATGAGATTCATTGATGGAATACTTGCAATTCCCGATATTGTTCTAACTATTACGGTTTTAGGAGTCTTAGGAACTGGTCTTGTTAATATGATCATTGCCATTTTAATCATTCGTTGGACAAATTATGTTCGCTTTGTTCGAAGTCTTGTTATAAAAGCTAGTGAGGAGGACTATATTTTGTCTGCAAAGATGAGTGGAAATTCGCATTTTCGAATAATGAGACGTTATATATTTCCTGACATTTTTCCAAGTCTTGTTGTTTTTGGAGCATTAGATATGGGGAAAATTGTTCTTTTAATTGCAGGTCTTTCTTTTCTCGGATTAGGTACTCAGCCTCCAACACCTGAGTGGGGCAGTATGCTTCATGATGCAGCAGCTTATTTCCAAGTTGCTCCTCATGTCATGATTTTTCCTGGTTTAGCTATCTTTCTATTTGTTTTTGCCTGTCAATTAATTAGTGATCGTTTTAAAAAATATCGTAATCCTTTAAATGAGGTGTAA
- a CDS encoding FixH family protein, with the protein MHNLTSKGVVTVKKFKAILLLPFMMLILSACSLELKQDVAKQYKEEEPMVADIIIPDSLSTNSDTTFQVVLTQGEEKVVSADYVHFEIWKQDGSVKFEMEQAEEVGNGTYQLSKKLDSEGLYFIKVHASSNDSIIMPQKQFIVGELSESELEFLQKGAVVEDGGGEHHH; encoded by the coding sequence ATGCATAATTTGACAAGTAAGGGTGTTGTGACCGTGAAAAAATTTAAAGCTATCCTGTTGCTTCCTTTTATGATGTTAATACTCAGTGCATGTTCACTGGAGCTAAAACAAGATGTTGCGAAGCAGTATAAAGAAGAAGAGCCAATGGTAGCAGATATTATCATTCCAGATTCTCTTTCAACAAATAGTGATACAACATTTCAAGTTGTTCTTACTCAGGGTGAAGAAAAAGTAGTTTCAGCAGACTATGTTCACTTTGAAATATGGAAGCAAGATGGATCTGTTAAATTTGAAATGGAGCAAGCTGAAGAAGTAGGAAATGGAACTTATCAGTTAAGTAAAAAATTAGATAGTGAAGGGCTGTATTTTATTAAAGTTCATGCGAGTAGCAATGATTCAATCATTATGCCTCAAAAACAGTTTATTGTTGGGGAACTTTCGGAAAGTGAGCTAGAGTTTCTTCAGAAAGGTGCTGTAGTAGAGGATGGTGGTGGGGAGCATCATCATTAG
- a CDS encoding PepSY-associated TM helix domain-containing protein, with amino-acid sequence METVPIKTKKQKIKKTNPSLYKTVWRWHFYAGIIFAPFLMILAVTGAVYLFKPQIEQMLYQEYYEVNPQGEKISATQQIETVKNEYPDAVVSKYRPGESDLRSSEVTISSNNETLTVFVNPYTAEVIGELNSEDRIMNRIEEIHGELMAGTVGDRIVELAACWAIVLIVTGLYLWFPKKKQDLAGVLIPRFNKGKKIFRRDLHAVPAFWVTAGMLFLILTGLPWSGFWGTNFQTIATNAGTGYPPSVWVGSAPTSTIQTKDVADVPWAAETMDVPKSDLQGFIPLSIDDVVDIASREGMHPTYTINIPSDKEGVYTLSAYPPKAQDEATIHIDQYSGAVLADYRYDHYGFVGKMVALGITLHKGTQFGFLNQLLSLFICLGIILVVASGFYLWLKRKPKKEMGAPKSPRMFKMGPFFVLIIGLSILFPLVGLSIIAVWIIDLLIIQRIPVVKRFLNA; translated from the coding sequence ATGGAAACAGTCCCAATTAAAACAAAGAAGCAAAAGATAAAGAAAACTAATCCATCCCTATATAAAACTGTTTGGCGTTGGCATTTTTATGCGGGGATTATTTTTGCCCCTTTTCTAATGATTCTTGCGGTTACAGGTGCAGTTTATTTATTTAAACCTCAAATTGAACAGATGCTTTATCAGGAATATTACGAGGTAAATCCACAAGGCGAGAAAATATCAGCAACACAGCAAATTGAGACAGTGAAAAATGAGTATCCTGATGCTGTTGTGAGTAAATATCGTCCAGGTGAAAGTGATTTAAGATCAAGTGAAGTAACGATTTCATCTAATAATGAAACTTTGACAGTGTTTGTTAATCCGTACACTGCAGAGGTAATCGGAGAGTTAAATAGTGAAGACAGGATTATGAATAGAATTGAGGAAATTCATGGTGAGTTAATGGCTGGGACAGTAGGTGACCGAATAGTTGAGTTAGCTGCTTGCTGGGCAATTGTTCTTATTGTAACTGGACTTTATTTATGGTTTCCAAAAAAGAAACAAGATTTAGCTGGTGTATTGATACCTAGATTTAATAAGGGAAAAAAGATTTTCCGAAGAGATTTACATGCTGTTCCAGCTTTTTGGGTAACAGCAGGCATGTTATTTTTAATTTTAACAGGCTTACCTTGGTCAGGATTCTGGGGTACTAATTTCCAAACCATTGCAACAAATGCTGGGACGGGTTATCCACCTTCTGTTTGGGTAGGGAGTGCTCCAACATCAACCATCCAAACAAAGGATGTAGCAGATGTACCGTGGGCAGCTGAAACCATGGATGTACCAAAATCAGATCTGCAAGGCTTTATTCCACTTTCGATCGACGATGTTGTGGACATTGCAAGTCGAGAAGGAATGCATCCAACTTATACAATTAACATTCCAAGTGATAAAGAAGGGGTATATACGTTGTCGGCCTATCCTCCGAAAGCGCAGGATGAAGCTACGATTCATATTGATCAATACTCAGGAGCAGTTCTAGCAGATTATCGCTATGATCACTATGGTTTTGTCGGTAAGATGGTTGCACTGGGAATTACCTTGCATAAAGGGACTCAATTTGGGTTTCTTAACCAACTTTTAAGTCTTTTCATTTGTTTAGGCATTATCCTTGTTGTGGCTAGCGGGTTTTACTTATGGCTGAAGAGAAAGCCTAAAAAGGAAATGGGTGCACCAAAGTCACCAAGAATGTTCAAGATGGGACCATTTTTTGTGTTAATCATTGGATTAAGTATTTTGTTCCCACTTGTTGGTTTGTCCATAATCGCTGTATGGATCATTGACCTGCTTATCATTCAAAGAATACCTGTTGTGAAGAGGTTTTTAAATGCATAA
- a CDS encoding GNAT family N-acetyltransferase: MHNHFPYTIHRLQQGEYSHIIEFVMKMRQELFPMLKGEELPQDLLNFEKSYIQTKNAAFFYVVSEDGEIIGSVGVTPYDGRFQQLKDVYHLSNSAEIVKCYIDSNYRRLGIGTALSKMATSYSKKSGYRSLYLHTHPFLPGAIPFWKSQGYKEILAEDDPVWQTLHMVKTV, encoded by the coding sequence ATGCATAATCATTTTCCTTACACTATTCATAGGCTACAACAAGGTGAATACTCTCATATCATTGAGTTTGTCATGAAAATGCGTCAAGAACTGTTTCCGATGTTAAAAGGTGAAGAACTTCCTCAAGATTTACTCAATTTTGAGAAAAGCTATATTCAGACAAAGAATGCTGCATTTTTTTATGTTGTTTCAGAGGATGGAGAAATAATCGGTTCGGTCGGTGTAACACCATATGATGGTCGCTTTCAGCAGTTAAAAGATGTCTATCACCTTTCGAATTCAGCCGAAATTGTCAAATGCTATATTGATTCTAATTATCGAAGATTAGGAATTGGAACAGCTTTATCGAAAATGGCGACTAGTTATAGTAAGAAAAGTGGATACCGTTCTCTATACCTACATACTCACCCGTTTCTACCCGGTGCGATTCCTTTTTGGAAATCTCAAGGTTACAAAGAGATATTAGCTGAAGATGATCCTGTATGGCAGACACTTCATATGGTAAAAACAGTTTAA